One window of Bacillus sp. THAF10 genomic DNA carries:
- a CDS encoding glycosyltransferase family A protein has translation MNNISVIIPTHNRPHLLLQALQSIEEQVEKPDEVIVVMDGENEETEKFLSSYKTNHFAFQYMKVPNSKGACFARNLGADKASGTILMFLDDDDTWEKKKIQSQKKLFELHDDVGLVYSGKLVVYNTNRKKVIRKIPATVKGNLYPKIFEDNYIGTTSSVAVKKEIFLKAGGFDVNLPAMQDYDLWIRCCELTRVSHDNEFNVRYTISKNATNQISGKSENHHRALSYLFHKYSDVLGHKDESLQKKFKSSRFLHLSKAVHRTSYAYSLKYSLKSFYYYPNIKAMALLLPPSVLALLTVFQPGYRK, from the coding sequence ATGAACAATATTTCTGTCATCATCCCTACGCATAACAGGCCGCATCTTTTGCTTCAAGCCTTACAGAGTATAGAGGAGCAAGTAGAAAAGCCGGATGAAGTTATTGTTGTGATGGATGGTGAAAATGAGGAAACGGAGAAGTTTCTGTCTAGTTATAAAACAAATCACTTTGCTTTCCAATACATGAAAGTTCCTAACAGTAAAGGGGCATGCTTTGCAAGAAACCTCGGTGCTGACAAAGCATCCGGTACTATCTTGATGTTCTTGGACGATGATGATACGTGGGAGAAGAAAAAAATACAAAGTCAAAAGAAGCTTTTTGAGCTGCACGATGACGTTGGATTAGTGTATTCGGGGAAACTGGTTGTGTATAATACCAACCGTAAGAAAGTGATTAGAAAAATTCCGGCCACCGTAAAGGGGAATTTATATCCGAAAATATTTGAAGATAACTATATTGGTACAACATCTTCTGTGGCGGTAAAAAAAGAAATCTTCCTTAAGGCAGGAGGATTTGATGTTAATTTGCCTGCCATGCAGGATTATGATCTGTGGATACGGTGCTGTGAGCTCACTAGGGTGTCACATGACAATGAGTTTAATGTAAGGTATACAATTAGTAAAAACGCCACCAATCAAATAAGTGGAAAAAGTGAGAATCATCACCGAGCATTGAGCTACTTGTTTCATAAATACTCGGATGTTTTAGGACATAAGGATGAATCCTTACAAAAAAAGTTTAAGTCATCAAGGTTTTTGCATTTATCCAAAGCTGTGCATCGGACGAGCTATGCTTACTCACTAAAGTATTCATTAAAAAGTTTTTATTATTATCCAAACATAAAGGCGATGGCGTTACTCTTACCGCCGTCCGTTCTTGCACTGCTTACAGTTTTCCAACCTGGTTATCGAAAATAA
- a CDS encoding glycosyltransferase gives MSMHISLFIPVLTYGGAEKVVITIANGLAEKGHRVDLVLVKREGALIGRVSPRVNLVDLGASKTFYSIFKLRHYLHSEQPDIFVSGLDNANIVASIAMRMSKVRTKHIITFHTNLKQSYQHPRTKLHYLYPSVMRRLFKKADGYVAVSECVAKNAASFLGLQREKVNVIYNPVIDEKIKELANEPVKHPWLEDKSLFTIVSAGRLFEAKDYPMLLHAFKKVLTSAPQARLIILGDGKKKIKDEMESIISTEKMDHAIDIHGFVDNPYAFIHRADLFVLSSKWEGFGNVLVEALYVNTPVVSTDCECGPAEILNAGEFGTLVKVGDSNEMAEAIQSHLNKKQLVEGEALSRHLNQMENKFVVDKYETVIMERVGEMKG, from the coding sequence ATGAGCATGCATATTTCCTTGTTTATTCCAGTGTTAACCTATGGTGGGGCAGAAAAAGTGGTCATCACTATCGCGAATGGTTTAGCAGAAAAAGGCCATAGAGTGGACCTTGTTTTGGTTAAACGGGAAGGGGCTCTCATCGGACGGGTATCTCCAAGGGTGAATCTGGTCGATTTAGGGGCGAGTAAGACCTTTTATAGTATCTTTAAACTTCGCCACTATCTTCATTCCGAGCAGCCTGATATCTTCGTTTCTGGATTAGATAATGCCAATATTGTTGCAAGTATCGCCATGAGGATGTCGAAGGTACGAACGAAGCATATCATTACGTTTCATACTAATTTAAAGCAATCTTATCAACATCCTCGGACAAAGCTACACTATCTTTATCCAAGCGTGATGAGAAGATTGTTTAAGAAGGCAGATGGCTATGTTGCGGTATCAGAATGCGTGGCAAAAAACGCTGCAAGTTTCTTAGGTTTACAAAGGGAAAAAGTGAACGTTATCTATAATCCTGTGATAGACGAGAAGATAAAAGAGTTGGCTAACGAACCAGTAAAGCATCCATGGTTAGAAGATAAAAGCTTATTTACGATAGTGTCTGCTGGGAGACTATTTGAAGCAAAGGACTATCCCATGCTGCTGCACGCTTTTAAAAAAGTGCTAACTTCTGCTCCGCAGGCAAGGCTAATCATTTTGGGAGATGGAAAGAAAAAAATTAAGGATGAAATGGAGTCTATCATTTCAACGGAAAAAATGGACCATGCAATTGACATCCATGGCTTTGTAGATAATCCATATGCCTTCATCCATCGTGCCGACCTGTTTGTTCTGAGCTCTAAATGGGAGGGCTTTGGTAATGTTCTAGTAGAAGCATTATACGTAAATACTCCCGTAGTTTCGACAGATTGTGAATGTGGCCCTGCGGAAATTCTAAATGCTGGAGAATTTGGAACGCTCGTTAAAGTAGGGGATTCTAATGAAATGGCTGAAGCAATACAATCCCATTTGAACAAGAAGCAATTAGTGGAAGGTGAGGCACTTTCCAGACATTTAAATCAGATGGAAAATAAGTTTGTTGTAGATAAATATGAAACTGTTATTATGGAGAGAGTAGGAGAAATGAAGGGTTAA
- a CDS encoding glycosyltransferase, with the protein MEKMRIAFILANLRGGGVERMTLNLSEEFVHRGYEVDLLVAEAEGEYKDLVPAGVNLIDLKKPRLISCIPDIRKYMSEQKPDAFISAKDYINLTVIFAKLLARSKTNLIVSTRVNISRQLEVLNSRNFKVVAKLVKHFYRFADHVVGVSKGVADDLYKITGIDRKKIHVVYNPVVTEGLLAKAEEEVEHPWFHEEVPVVVTVGRFDKAKDYPTLLNAFRVLQDSKKARLMLVGDGPERSHLESLVEEYKLQDVVDFIGFQSNPYPFMKKADLFVLSSAYEGFGNVVAEALAVGTPVVSTDCPSGPGEILDRGKYGTLVRVGDYIGLSKAIKETLENPLPKEKLLERSLFFTIKNSADSYERLILDKGKE; encoded by the coding sequence ATGGAGAAAATGAGAATTGCCTTTATTTTAGCTAATCTCCGTGGCGGTGGGGTTGAGAGAATGACCCTAAATCTGTCAGAGGAGTTTGTCCATCGTGGTTATGAAGTAGACTTGTTAGTTGCTGAGGCGGAAGGTGAATACAAAGACCTTGTTCCAGCAGGTGTGAATTTAATTGATTTGAAGAAGCCTAGGCTGATATCTTGTATTCCAGACATCCGTAAATATATGTCTGAACAAAAACCCGACGCGTTTATTTCAGCAAAGGATTATATCAACTTAACTGTTATCTTTGCCAAGCTACTGGCGAGATCTAAAACAAATCTCATTGTCAGTACAAGGGTGAACATAAGCAGACAATTGGAGGTACTAAACTCCCGTAATTTCAAGGTTGTTGCTAAATTAGTAAAGCACTTTTATCGTTTTGCAGATCATGTGGTGGGTGTTTCTAAAGGTGTGGCAGATGACCTTTACAAAATTACAGGAATAGATAGAAAGAAAATTCATGTTGTTTATAATCCGGTTGTTACAGAAGGGCTTCTCGCTAAAGCAGAGGAAGAAGTGGAACACCCTTGGTTCCATGAAGAGGTTCCTGTTGTTGTTACAGTAGGGCGGTTTGACAAAGCGAAGGATTATCCAACTTTATTGAATGCATTTCGTGTCCTGCAGGATAGTAAGAAGGCGAGGCTGATGCTGGTGGGTGACGGACCGGAAAGAAGTCATTTAGAGTCGTTAGTAGAGGAATATAAATTGCAGGATGTTGTAGATTTCATCGGTTTCCAATCCAATCCTTATCCATTTATGAAAAAAGCAGATCTGTTTGTATTATCTTCCGCCTATGAGGGGTTTGGTAACGTAGTAGCAGAAGCACTTGCAGTAGGGACGCCCGTTGTTTCAACAGATTGCCCAAGCGGTCCGGGTGAAATTTTAGATAGAGGAAAGTATGGAACATTAGTAAGAGTGGGGGACTATATTGGACTGTCCAAAGCGATCAAAGAGACGTTAGAAAACCCTCTACCTAAAGAGAAGTTACTAGAACGCTCGTTATTTTTCACGATCAAAAATAGTGCTGACAGCTATGAACGCTTGATTTTAGACAAAGGTAAAGAATGA
- a CDS encoding lipopolysaccharide biosynthesis protein, translated as MMSKHAFAYFLSHGVPALVSFASIAIFTRMLSPEEYGMYALVFAIAGMINAVVFEWLKLSLLRYYPRYKEDIRFFETIKLSFLGLVAATLVVGVVTMFFFQGKDFSPVFILLTLLFSWTQSWNSLNLTLMRAKLSPKSYGMLAFSRTTLGLVLGTAFIYAGFAEIGLLVGLMVAFWITLLRPTLKYWKLGINVQAFQKEYMQQFLKYGMPLTITLLLSVVIHNSDRLIIDYLLNTSATGIYSVTYDLSEQTIFTLMMVINLAAYPIAVKVMEDKGELAAYEQVKKNTSLIFLVAIPAVTGFVLISANVANLFLGESFREDALTLIPYIAIGALLKGFKLYCVDIMFHLKQKTALQIYPVIGAALLNIGLNFWLIPQYGIEGAAMATVAAYAVAVIISWIIVHIQIHSLPFPVIDFIKVMIASIIMGLALWPLQDNIGVLALILQLASGGIAFVLAAILLNLMNARNIVWKKWKKQTGR; from the coding sequence ATGATGTCTAAGCATGCTTTTGCATATTTTTTATCGCATGGCGTACCTGCACTCGTTAGCTTCGCAAGTATTGCTATTTTCACAAGGATGTTATCACCAGAAGAATATGGAATGTATGCGTTAGTTTTCGCAATTGCAGGGATGATAAACGCAGTCGTTTTTGAATGGCTGAAGCTAAGTTTGCTTCGTTACTATCCAAGGTATAAAGAAGATATCCGCTTTTTTGAAACCATAAAGCTGTCGTTTCTTGGATTAGTGGCAGCAACGCTTGTGGTTGGTGTAGTGACGATGTTCTTTTTTCAAGGAAAAGACTTTTCACCTGTCTTTATCCTGTTAACCTTATTGTTTTCTTGGACACAGTCATGGAATTCCCTGAACCTAACATTAATGCGAGCGAAGCTATCTCCAAAATCTTATGGAATGCTGGCTTTTAGCAGAACAACATTAGGACTTGTGTTAGGAACGGCTTTTATTTATGCCGGCTTTGCAGAAATAGGTTTATTGGTTGGATTGATGGTGGCGTTTTGGATCACTTTATTAAGACCAACCTTGAAATATTGGAAGCTTGGAATCAATGTTCAGGCCTTCCAAAAAGAGTATATGCAGCAGTTTTTGAAATATGGAATGCCTTTGACCATTACATTATTGTTAAGTGTGGTTATTCATAACTCAGATAGGCTGATCATTGATTATCTACTAAATACTAGTGCCACGGGTATTTATTCTGTTACATACGACCTATCAGAGCAAACGATTTTTACGTTAATGATGGTCATCAATTTAGCCGCTTATCCTATTGCAGTAAAAGTAATGGAAGATAAAGGGGAATTGGCTGCATATGAACAAGTAAAGAAGAATACAAGCCTTATATTTTTGGTTGCGATTCCAGCCGTGACGGGCTTTGTTTTAATATCAGCCAATGTGGCAAATCTTTTCCTTGGGGAATCCTTTCGGGAGGATGCGCTAACACTCATCCCCTATATTGCCATTGGAGCTTTGTTAAAAGGCTTTAAATTGTATTGTGTCGATATTATGTTCCACTTAAAACAGAAAACGGCGCTCCAAATCTATCCTGTTATTGGAGCTGCTTTACTAAATATTGGACTGAATTTTTGGCTCATTCCTCAATACGGAATAGAGGGCGCAGCAATGGCAACAGTAGCGGCGTATGCAGTGGCTGTTATAATTAGTTGGATCATCGTTCATATTCAAATTCATTCATTGCCTTTTCCAGTTATAGATTTTATCAAGGTTATGATTGCCTCGATTATCATGGGACTTGCCCTGTGGCCATTACAAGATAATATCGGTGTGTTAGCACTAATTTTGCAACTTGCTTCTGGCGGAATTGCCTTTGTGTTGGCTGCAATCCTGTTAAATCTTATGAATGCGCGCAATATAGTATGGAAGAAATGGAAAAAACAAACTGGAAGATAA
- a CDS encoding SpoIID/LytB domain-containing protein, which translates to MKKFITMVLAVCLILVPSLSGLNNAHAAGTIPNEVSVKLKYHLKDKKTIPFEIKGTYQQAGNSDRKLSNTSFEVKVNGSVIELYENGKKIASYNNQFEINPVKYGKENYIRLNGRPYLGSIRFTIEKGYLVPVNTLPMEDYLKGVLPSEIYPSWHMESLKAQAVAARTYALKRIHTVMTDDVGSQRYDGYIWWDKTKYANTNEAVDTTKGQVLTYKDSLIDAVFSSNNGGHIESNKGAWPGGSQLDYLKAKKDNYDPAFDWGLQFKETQINSKELDLTKPQEWWNVTTEAGFKKPLEKEANVLNNLKNNIKTNHAALKDADIKIVALQDVAVSNTYTPGQRRTHGNYTINYFVKNKDGSFVMEEVEVNGKKVTQLKLHSWKQELVPIATMRNAFGLNDFKSHFVTTINLKDGVYDVKGKGWGHGVGMSQYGAKGMAEKGKTYKEILAFYYEGTAFTNYITSHVNNSLSGENRYETSVAIAEYGWANFQNVVIGRGDNPVDALTGSVLAKKHDAPLLLIKTDEIPQAVKELLSKQTIHEIYVLGGQAAISNGTVSELEKYATKVTRVKGANRYDTSVEVAKKIGSTKEVIITSGKSNSPDALSIASHAALNQVPILFTKAEELSTNVKAYLAENNISTVTIIGGKAAVSVEVEEELKTLAGNVKRVSGADRYATSIAIVNEFSLDPRNLFFARGEQFIDALPGSVLAANMEAPLILTKKDELPDAVKEYLDESIHFVPAIHYLGGTGAISTDTRQAIQNEILK; encoded by the coding sequence GTGAAAAAATTTATTACGATGGTGCTTGCAGTCTGTCTAATTTTAGTACCAAGTTTATCAGGTTTAAACAACGCACATGCAGCAGGTACAATACCTAATGAGGTTTCTGTTAAACTGAAGTATCATCTAAAAGACAAAAAAACAATTCCATTTGAAATTAAAGGAACGTATCAACAAGCTGGAAACAGCGATCGTAAACTAAGCAATACAAGCTTTGAAGTAAAAGTGAATGGTAGTGTTATAGAGTTATATGAAAACGGCAAGAAGATTGCAAGCTATAACAACCAATTTGAAATTAATCCCGTTAAATACGGAAAAGAAAATTACATTAGGTTGAACGGACGTCCTTATCTGGGTAGTATTCGCTTCACCATTGAAAAAGGGTACTTGGTTCCGGTGAATACATTACCGATGGAGGACTACCTTAAAGGAGTACTACCTAGTGAGATATATCCAAGCTGGCATATGGAATCGTTGAAGGCACAAGCAGTTGCAGCAAGAACGTATGCGCTTAAAAGAATTCACACAGTAATGACAGACGATGTAGGCTCTCAGCGCTATGATGGCTATATTTGGTGGGATAAAACAAAATATGCAAACACCAATGAAGCGGTTGATACAACAAAAGGACAAGTTCTTACCTATAAAGATTCACTTATCGATGCTGTGTTCAGCTCCAACAACGGTGGCCACATTGAAAGCAATAAAGGAGCTTGGCCAGGTGGTAGTCAGCTTGACTATTTAAAAGCAAAAAAAGATAATTACGATCCAGCATTTGATTGGGGCCTGCAATTTAAAGAAACACAAATCAATTCAAAGGAACTTGATTTGACTAAGCCACAAGAGTGGTGGAACGTTACGACTGAGGCTGGTTTTAAAAAGCCACTCGAAAAAGAAGCCAATGTTTTAAACAACCTGAAGAACAACATTAAAACCAACCATGCTGCTTTAAAAGATGCAGATATTAAAATCGTAGCACTTCAGGATGTGGCGGTATCCAATACCTATACTCCTGGACAAAGAAGAACGCACGGAAACTATACGATCAACTATTTTGTTAAAAATAAAGATGGAAGCTTCGTGATGGAAGAAGTCGAAGTGAACGGGAAGAAAGTAACTCAGCTCAAGCTGCATTCTTGGAAGCAAGAACTAGTTCCAATCGCAACGATGCGCAATGCTTTTGGGCTGAATGACTTTAAAAGCCATTTTGTTACCACGATCAATCTTAAAGACGGAGTATATGATGTAAAAGGTAAAGGCTGGGGCCATGGTGTCGGAATGAGTCAGTATGGTGCCAAGGGAATGGCGGAAAAAGGGAAGACTTATAAAGAAATACTAGCATTCTACTATGAAGGAACAGCTTTCACAAACTATATTACAAGTCATGTTAATAATAGTTTGAGTGGAGAGAATCGCTATGAAACAAGTGTAGCCATTGCAGAATATGGTTGGGCTAACTTTCAGAATGTAGTAATTGGACGCGGAGATAATCCAGTTGATGCCTTGACAGGAAGTGTTTTGGCGAAAAAGCATGATGCACCATTACTTTTAATTAAAACAGATGAAATTCCTCAAGCAGTTAAAGAGTTACTCTCTAAGCAAACCATACACGAGATTTATGTGCTTGGTGGTCAGGCAGCGATCTCCAATGGAACAGTTAGTGAACTAGAGAAGTACGCAACAAAGGTAACACGAGTGAAAGGCGCAAACCGATACGACACTTCTGTAGAGGTTGCTAAGAAAATTGGAAGCACAAAGGAAGTTATTATTACTTCCGGTAAATCTAATTCACCAGATGCCTTATCTATTGCGTCGCACGCGGCATTAAATCAGGTGCCAATCCTTTTCACAAAAGCAGAGGAGCTTTCTACAAATGTGAAAGCCTATTTAGCTGAAAACAATATTAGTACAGTAACCATTATCGGTGGTAAAGCTGCAGTTTCAGTTGAGGTAGAAGAAGAGCTTAAAACCCTAGCAGGAAATGTAAAGCGTGTAAGTGGTGCAGACCGTTATGCAACAAGTATCGCTATTGTAAATGAGTTTAGCCTCGACCCGCGCAATTTGTTTTTTGCAAGAGGAGAACAATTTATTGATGCTCTTCCTGGTTCTGTACTTGCAGCCAACATGGAAGCTCCTCTTATCTTAACGAAAAAAGATGAGCTGCCAGATGCGGTAAAAGAATACCTAGATGAAAGCATTCATTTTGTACCAGCCATTCACTATCTTGGTGGGACAGGTGCCATATCAACTGATACAAGGCAAGCAATTCAGAATGAAATCTTAAAGTAA
- a CDS encoding cell wall-binding repeat-containing protein — translation MNYYKICSLLVILFFMAPIVSFAEKVLVIDPGHGGKFSGTCGFSGNQTGYCEKHANLDVSLRLQELLKNTDIKVYMTRETNSKDFAATVKEDLINRMVVANDFVRGNNNDSLFLSIHHNAHPSNPLTRGFETYYYNYNAMSETEKQYPPDPIQVGLAEESGRLAHLVHNATLEKIKFLDRGVRNNQAFFVIRNAQMPAVLLELGFMTNKDEEKTIKTSSFHQNSAEGIAAAVIQYFKIFEVFDQNDKKLATFDKREDALNYAKKQTKFAKVWDKDKQEIIYTSDKFKAYDKMDGFLKEFYTLEDAIKYGKTHSDIRVVQDKTDFIVWSNYISQKYEVYHKDSLVGKYFDYEHALSVAQTNKSAKVTTLNKKEVIWTNIKGIPVDRNVTVDRLSGPDRYVTAIETSKQVYPDGFASDKAQKTVILATGSKFADALSAGPLASKLDGAPILLTKATELHQGVLEEVNRLGAEKVVIIGGKSAVPKNAESIFKSKGLKVERISGEDRYATNRAILERLGEMNGVFLASGQGFADALAAAPIAAKKGWGILLSEQSWISQQSLPYVKGEEVVIVGGNAAISENVEDSLSGAAKVTRLSGSDRYETLAKLLWAFSSDLQGESVLVSTGSNFPDALVSAPLAVHYDAPLVLVGKNRNRSVESFLMAHTNDVRVNQIAAIGGTGAINDTQISTISYKLK, via the coding sequence GTGAATTATTATAAGATTTGTAGCTTGCTAGTAATCCTGTTTTTTATGGCTCCTATTGTCTCTTTTGCAGAAAAGGTACTGGTAATCGATCCGGGTCATGGAGGAAAGTTTTCTGGTACATGTGGCTTTTCCGGAAATCAAACTGGATATTGTGAAAAACATGCTAACTTAGACGTGTCCCTTCGCCTACAGGAATTACTGAAAAACACTGATATCAAAGTGTATATGACCCGTGAAACAAACAGCAAAGATTTTGCTGCTACTGTTAAAGAAGATTTAATTAACAGAATGGTGGTTGCTAATGACTTTGTGAGAGGCAATAATAACGACAGCCTGTTCCTTTCCATTCATCACAACGCACACCCAAGTAACCCTTTAACTAGAGGGTTTGAAACATACTACTATAACTACAATGCCATGAGCGAAACCGAAAAGCAGTATCCACCAGATCCAATCCAGGTTGGGTTAGCTGAAGAGAGTGGAAGACTTGCTCATTTAGTACATAATGCAACTCTTGAAAAAATTAAATTCCTAGACAGAGGTGTCCGAAACAATCAGGCCTTTTTTGTTATCAGAAATGCACAAATGCCTGCGGTTCTTTTGGAGTTAGGGTTTATGACAAATAAAGACGAAGAGAAAACGATTAAAACATCTTCTTTCCATCAAAACTCTGCAGAAGGAATTGCTGCAGCAGTCATTCAATATTTTAAAATCTTTGAAGTTTTTGATCAAAACGATAAAAAGCTTGCTACCTTTGACAAACGTGAAGATGCCTTAAACTATGCCAAAAAACAAACGAAATTTGCAAAGGTTTGGGATAAAGATAAGCAAGAAATTATTTACACAAGCGATAAATTTAAAGCCTACGATAAGATGGATGGCTTTTTAAAGGAATTCTATACCTTAGAGGATGCAATTAAATATGGAAAGACTCACAGCGACATAAGAGTTGTTCAAGATAAAACAGACTTTATTGTCTGGTCAAACTATATTTCTCAAAAATATGAAGTCTATCATAAAGACTCTTTAGTTGGTAAATATTTTGACTATGAGCATGCGCTAAGTGTTGCACAAACAAACAAAAGTGCAAAGGTCACTACGCTAAATAAAAAAGAAGTCATTTGGACGAACATCAAGGGTATTCCAGTTGATAGAAATGTAACAGTAGATCGACTCTCAGGACCTGACAGATATGTCACAGCTATTGAAACGTCTAAACAGGTTTATCCAGATGGGTTTGCAAGTGACAAAGCACAAAAAACGGTCATTTTGGCCACTGGAAGTAAATTCGCTGATGCACTTTCAGCAGGACCACTTGCCTCGAAACTAGATGGTGCGCCAATCCTATTAACAAAAGCAACTGAGCTTCATCAAGGCGTGCTAGAAGAAGTAAACCGTCTTGGAGCTGAAAAGGTAGTAATCATTGGCGGAAAAAGTGCAGTACCAAAGAATGCTGAATCTATTTTCAAATCGAAGGGTCTAAAGGTTGAGAGAATTTCAGGTGAAGACCGTTACGCTACTAACAGAGCCATTTTAGAAAGATTAGGAGAGATGAATGGTGTATTCCTAGCATCTGGACAAGGGTTTGCAGATGCGCTTGCAGCTGCACCTATTGCTGCAAAAAAAGGCTGGGGAATTCTTCTTTCTGAACAAAGCTGGATCTCTCAACAATCCCTTCCATATGTAAAGGGTGAAGAAGTAGTCATTGTAGGAGGAAATGCTGCAATTTCAGAAAACGTTGAAGACTCACTGTCTGGAGCTGCTAAAGTTACTAGATTATCTGGTTCTGACAGATATGAAACATTAGCCAAGTTACTTTGGGCCTTCTCAAGCGATTTACAAGGAGAATCAGTCCTTGTTTCTACAGGAAGTAACTTCCCGGATGCACTAGTATCTGCACCGCTAGCAGTTCACTATGATGCTCCGCTTGTGCTAGTAGGGAAAAATCGTAACAGAAGCGTAGAGTCATTCTTAATGGCGCATACGAATGATGTTCGTGTCAATCAGATTGCAGCAATTGGTGGCACTGGTGCGATAAATGACACTCAAATTTCAACCATATCTTATAAACTAAAATAA